One segment of Polyangiaceae bacterium DNA contains the following:
- a CDS encoding ABC transporter ATP-binding protein: protein MAEPLVVIEKLHKSFVHLGRKLDVLRGIDLVINQGEIVAIVGPSGAGKSTLLHCIGTLDLPSSGNLRLGQEELVGLPSARLAQIRNRMIGFVFQFHHLLPEFNALENVMMPGLIQGKSRREMEGPATRLLEEVGLKHRVTHRPGELSGGEQQRVALARALVLSPKLLLADEPTGNLDSATSVAMHDLFFAVNQKHGTTIVVVTHNPTFAASMPRMVTVVDGKVEKDEWRAVPGSNEEKAESTSDGSEAEEKAAISPRPAVEPV, encoded by the coding sequence ATGGCCGAGCCGCTCGTCGTCATTGAAAAACTGCACAAGTCGTTCGTGCACCTGGGTCGCAAGCTGGATGTGCTTCGCGGCATCGATTTGGTGATCAACCAGGGAGAAATCGTAGCCATTGTCGGGCCTTCGGGCGCTGGCAAGAGCACGTTGCTTCATTGCATCGGGACGCTGGATTTGCCCTCGAGCGGCAATCTTCGTTTGGGCCAGGAAGAGCTCGTGGGACTACCGAGCGCGAGGCTCGCACAAATCCGCAATCGCATGATTGGGTTCGTCTTTCAGTTCCACCACTTGCTGCCCGAATTCAATGCGCTCGAAAACGTGATGATGCCGGGTTTGATTCAAGGCAAGAGTCGGCGAGAAATGGAAGGACCGGCGACGCGGCTCTTGGAAGAAGTCGGGCTGAAGCACCGCGTGACGCACAGGCCGGGGGAATTGTCGGGCGGCGAGCAGCAACGCGTGGCGCTCGCAAGGGCGCTCGTGCTGTCACCCAAGCTGTTATTGGCGGACGAACCGACGGGAAACTTGGATTCGGCGACGTCCGTGGCCATGCACGACCTGTTTTTCGCAGTAAACCAGAAGCACGGCACGACCATCGTCGTCGTGACGCACAATCCGACGTTTGCCGCATCGATGCCGCGCATGGTGACCGTGGTGGACGGCAAGGTGGAAAAGGACGAATGGCGAGCGGTGCCGGGTAGCAACGAGGAAAAAGCCGAAAGCACCAGCGACGGCAGTGAAGCCGAAGAGAAAGCCGCAATCAGCCCGCGGCCCGCGGTGGAACCGGTTTAG